The stretch of DNA TCTCCGTCCCCGACGGCGCTGGAGGTTTCATGGACAGTGGTAAAACCTGGGCAGGAGCCATGGCGGCTTGCCCGGCCGCCATCACGATCTTGTGCGACAACTCACGGTTTGAAGGCATGTGAAGAATACCCTTTGCTTGCGGCGTGCTGCTCCCAGCAGTAGACGCAGCAGTGGTGACGGTCAGCTGGGACGCCAGAAGCGGCGGCTTTACTTCCTTTTTGGGCTTCTTGGCCCCGCGACGCTTGGCGGAAGGAAGTGGCAGCGCTTCAGGCGTCTCGCCCAGCAAACTCTTCCGATGCACGGAGCAGTGATCCGTCCCCCATTTTGCGCTGGAGTTGCATCCTTGGAACTGGCACCGGGTGCCGCCACCATGCTTGATGCAGAAATCCGTGCGTCCTTGTGCGCTCTTTGTGCATCCTTCGGATTTGCACCGCCTTCCCCCGCCGTGCCTGATGCAGAAGTCTGTGTTCCCTTGTGCGCCCTTCACGCACCCTTCGAACTTGCATCTCTTGCCGCCACCATGCCTCACACAGTGCTCGCTACGGCCCTGCCCACATGCAGCGTTTGGACATCCAGCAACGATGCAACGCTTCCCTCCTCCATGGCCAATGCATAGAGGTGTGCCACCATGTGCGGCTTTCACACAGTCCCGTACTAGGCAACCCTTGCTACCACCACTATGTAGCTTGCAGTACAGTGCGTTACTCTGGGCCTGCTTTTTGCAGTTGTCGTGCTTGCAAAGCGTGTCAGGGCCACCCAAGACTAGTTGCCCAGTGTTTCCCTGAGCATTCCCAGATCTATCATTGAGTTTGCCTTGATCATTCCCCTCATACTTGATACTTACATCTTGCTCTGCACTGGCACTGGGTTCAGTACACTGTCTGCCTTTAACAGGGGGCATGTATAAATCTGAGGTTTTCTGTGAACTCTGGAGGTAACCAAGCTGTTGGGATGAATGCCCTCTAGTGTGACTATTGCAGTACATTACCCTTCCACTGACAATTTCATCGCAGCCAGGTTCCTGGCAACATTTCCTGTCTATTTTACAAAAAAGGAAACACGTAAGGAATACAAGGTACATCCATATAAAGAACAACATACAAAAAAATAGGACTGAGCTTCAGTGCcgtaactgcacctgcagttaggtcactgacatgtggtccTAACAGatagctggcccacatgtcagtgacccaactgcaGGTGCAGTTACGGCACCAAAGCAGCGTCCAAAAAAATAATGCAACTTGGAATCCTCTGTGTGTAATTAACTTCATCAGTACCTTGAGGCTGAGAATCATCTCCACAAAATGGAAACTTGCATAACGAGTGACTATGTGGATTCAATACCCAAGAAGAAATAAAGAAACGCAAAAATAAACACACTTCTTCTCTATTTGATATGAAGAATTATGCGTGGAAAATCACATGCTTCTAGAAAACTGCAGCAGAGAACATACCAGCAACGGAACCATCCGCCGTGAGCTTCTGTACCCCCAAAAAAGTAAGAACAAGAAATGTCAGGATAAAGTGATTATAGAGACATATAATACTTGAGACTGACCAACTTACCTCTATATGAGTGATATGATCATGCcccattaagattatatgtttatcTGCAACGGATCAAAGCATATAGTATGGTTAAAACATAGAAATAACTTAGCATTGTTAGATGAGCAACCTATCTCTATTGTATAGCCCAAgggggaatatatatatatatactccctccgtccggaaatacttgtcatcaagatgaataaaagaggatgtatctagatgtattttagttctagatacaccccttcttatccattttgatgacaagtatttccggacggagggagtatattacaaGGGACTTGGATTACAAGCAAGGAAAACTAGACTGATACGAATACGTAAAGAAACCTAGACCACCAATTAATACTCCTTGCATTTGAAGAATATAACACTAACAAATAGTGAAATCCAAAATCAGTGTCTCTATAGTGTCAGTTGTAGCATGGAGTCTTCAAAAACCTGTTGAGTAAAGCCAAGGTGGGCTAGAAGAAGCATGTCGCAAAAATCATAGCACAAGAAACCAGCGGCAAAAGAAGCTCGGCGACAAGAGAATGGGCATAGATCAACAAGAATGCAAAAGGAGGCCACTGAAATCCTCTAGAAGAATATCATAACCAGAAGGGCCAAATTGTACACAAAAGGATCAGGACAAGAAAGAAGGTTGACACGACAATAAAGGTTTGACGGACTCGCATGACATGATAAACATGAAAGAGCAACGGACATGGTGAACAGGACGGAAAATAGAAAGCTAGAAGCTAGGAAGCACACAGGAGTCAATGATGTAGGAGCCACTGTGGTGCGAAGCATCCCATGGATCACCATGAACCCCACAAATTCCAAGTGGGCCGTTGACAAGAGCTCGTGGGCATGCTATTGAAACCGAGGTGACTTCGTTCCTCTATGAGCCCCCTATACttgcatgtgagacatggctactacctcatcccGGAACTTTGGGAATTCTCAGGCGTAAAGGAATCAAGCAAAGAGAAGAAGGGACTGGGAGGGGAAGCAGGGACCATCATCAAGAAGCAAAGCTTGCCGAAATCTGCCAAGTTAGACAGTCCGACCTAGGGTCTGACCCTACGTCCAACTTAACCAGATGCACACTGGACCGTGTCGGAATGTCCAAACTCATGTGATATGTGAACAATATTGAAGTACTTGCACACATATAGCACGGACTTCTGAAAATAAATTGCACAAATATGGCAGTACATTTTCTGCATAGCCAAAGATGTACATTTTCTGAAAATTGTGCACACATAAGCACTGATGGCAGCGCATTTCCATACATACATCAGTCTCCAATAACCTACGACATAAAATTGCACACATATAGCAATTTGCACACACACAGAACTAGACCTAAGTAAAAAagtaaaaaattaaataaataatgCAGTGTGCATTCACAGTAAAAAACAAGATGAACCAAACCATGGGGAAGAAGAGCAGGGGAGGAGCTCACCTTGCTCGGGACGGGGAAGAAGAGCGGTCGTCCTGGTGCTTCTCCTGGCTCGGGATGGTCTCTCGGGCGTCGGGCCTAGCTCCTCTAAGCCATGGTGTCGCAGCTCCTCCCACCCCGCGCGACCGGCGGCGCCGAGGACGGGATCCGGCGGGAGTCAGCCTGGGACGGCCGGATCTGTCGGCGGAGGAGAGATTCCGGCCGGCGACGGGGGCGGCTGGGCCTGGCGgcgggaacggcggcggcggcgacttacAGGAGAAGACGAGGGAGAGGGGAAAGACGAGAGCGAGCAGTGTGCGGGATCGAGAGTAAATCTGAGATCGttttttttttcattatttttttaACAGTTGGGTGTGTCCTACACagacctggccaaacgggccggcccgagACGGCCCATGCTAATCGTGCCAGGCACGGCCCGGCCCAGGGAGGCACGTTTAGTAAGCAGGCTGTGCCATGCCAACCCACGTGCTGCACCTTCAGGCCCAGGCACGGCCTATTTAGTAAACGGGCTAGCACATTGGCCCGTTTAGCACGCTGGGTTGCACATTTTCAGACTATTGGAAAGAAAATGTATTTTACATTTTCAGCCCGTTGAGCTGATTTTTAGGCCTATTGGACTGTTTTTTACGCGTGTGTGTGTGCATATATATAACCCGCGTGCCTAGCCTACAGATCAAGGCACGGCACGTTTAGCCCGTGTCGTGCCTGGCCATGGCAGGTCGTGCCAGCGTGCTCGCCGGGCGGTCTGGTTGGCTCGGCCCGTTTGCCCAGCTATAGTCCTACAGGCTCAAATCGTGGTTGCCCAATCGGTTATTGACATTGGTTTAGGTCGCTCCTCTACTCGCCCTCTTCCTCGGGATCGCCTCTTCCGTGTTATTGCAGCCACCGCCGCCTGAGCTTTGACGACAGAGGCGGTGGCCTTCTTCCATGTTGCGCCTCCCCTCCGCGTCCGGACACCGTCGCCgccttccactactagggaaatgcctaTACACAggagcttagtagtagcgcgggtaaaaaAGAACGCTACTACTAAAAAATAGTAGTAGCACTTTTTCATTATTCCCACGctactaacactagtagaaaagggtcaaatgtgaagcatattactgccggtttgaatttgagccggcactaatgtgtccattagtgccggttccaatgactAGGCGGACGGACATCATTAGTATCGGTTcatgggcaacctttagtaccaattcatgccacgaaccggtactaatgaggttgtgtcaggctatggtcaggctggggcccatgaagacctttagtaccggttcatgccatgaaccggtactagagtttcttagtaagctgatttttattcccacctcgccaagagagaggcagtatgagcgatttataagccgtgagtgaagAGACGGTGAAGGAGAGGCGCAATGTTCACTTgcatgttgcttagcttcaagcctttcggaatagcatagattgcacggagctatgtgcagtgcagcctacattattccgaaaggcttgaagctaattaaccaacattgcacctcttttttatttttaataacttatttgaactctagactttttgtgttcactatgcaacattcaaagcgacgtcatcaattttcaacatgttctgacttcatttgctatttttaagtcatttaccgattttttagagagctaaatgaccgtgaaattgaaaatcactacaaaatgaactttgaaaatgttgaaacttggcatggtatcatcatttcacccacatagcatgtgcgaaagagtagtgagggtcacggcaaaaactgggcgcacttcgtgtacagactggacaatgtctttcggagtatcagggtttcagacaagaactcatctgttacacatgcAATTCAATgtgttttaaacttatttgaactctagaatttttttgcgttcagtatgcaacattcaaagcgacgtcatcaatttccaacacgttctgacatcatttgctgttttttagtcatttactgatttgtttaaagagctaaatgaccgtgaaattgaaaatcactacaaaatgaactatgaaaatgttgaaacttgccatggtatcatcatttcatccgcataacatgtgcgaaagagtagagatggtcatggcaaaaactagacgcacttcgtgtacaaactggacaatgtctttcggagtatcggggtttTGGATGAGAACTTATcttttacacgggcacttcaatgttatttaTACTTGTTTGAAATCCCGACTTATTTTGCGTTCAATACgcagcattcaaagcggcgtcataaatttccaacacgttctgacatcattggctgtttttcagtaatttaccgaattgtttaaagagctaaatgaccgtgaaattaaaaattactacaaaatgaacttcgaaaatgttgaaacttgccatggtatcatcatttcacccgcatagcatgtgcgaaagagtaaagagggtcacggcaaaaactggacgcacttcgtgtacaaactggacaatgtctttcggagtgtcagggtttcggacgagaactcatctgttacacgggcatttcaatgttttttatacttatttgaaatcccgacttcttttgcgttcagtatgcaacattcaaagcggcgtcatcaatttccaacacgttctaacatcatttgtcgtttttcagtcatttaccgaattgtttagagagctaaatgaccgtgaaattgaaaatcactacaaagtgaactctgtaaatgttga from Triticum dicoccoides isolate Atlit2015 ecotype Zavitan chromosome 6A, WEW_v2.0, whole genome shotgun sequence encodes:
- the LOC119319595 gene encoding probable WRKY transcription factor 19, producing MGHDHITHIEKLTADGSVADRKCCQEPGCDEIVSGRVMYCNSHTRGHSSQQLGYLQSSQKTSDLYMPPVKGRQCTEPSASAEQDVSIKYEGNDQGKLNDRSGNAQGNTGQLVLGGPDTLCKHDNCKKQAQSNALYCKLHSGGSKGCLVRDCVKAAHGGTPLCIGHGGGKRCIVAGCPNAACGQGRSEHCVRHGGGKRCKFEGCVKGAQGNTDFCIRHGGGRRCKSEGCTKSAQGRTDFCIKHGGGTRCQFQGCNSSAKWGTDHCSVHRKSLLGETPEALPLPSAKRRGAKKPKKEVKPPLLASQLTVTTAASTAGSSTPQAKGILHMPSNRELSHKIVMAAGQAAMAPAQVLPLSMKPPAPSGTEKEAATSSTTLNL